A stretch of the Chitiniphilus purpureus genome encodes the following:
- a CDS encoding DUF2185 domain-containing protein produces MAKHYKIAPHEIRLLVSGKGLCVATDLITVEGQPVGYMVREAPEDENDSGWRFFAGSEDDRYIDNPRNFSLLDVNVIANYDEAIIPLLDAPVGSEFDRGDDGVFYGADQ; encoded by the coding sequence ATGGCCAAGCATTACAAGATCGCACCGCATGAAATCCGGCTTCTCGTCTCAGGCAAGGGCCTGTGCGTGGCAACCGACCTGATCACCGTGGAGGGGCAGCCGGTCGGCTACATGGTGCGCGAAGCCCCCGAGGACGAGAACGACAGCGGCTGGCGCTTTTTCGCCGGCAGCGAGGATGACCGTTACATCGACAACCCACGCAATTTCAGCCTGCTCGACGTGAACGTGATCGCCAACTACGACGAGGCCATCATCCCATTGCTGGACGCGCCGGTCGGCAGCGAATTCGACCGGGGCGACGACGGCGTTTTCTATGGCGCCGACCAATAG
- the dut gene encoding dUTP diphosphatase, with protein MATLDIKILDARLRTNLPAYATSGSAGLDLRACIDAPLELAPGATTLVPSGMAIHLADPGLAAMILPRSGLGHKHGIVLGNLVGLIDSDYQGQVFVSVWNRGHGSFTIQPLERIAQLVVVPVVQVALNIVDDFTGSERGAGGFGSTGKH; from the coding sequence ATGGCTACCCTGGACATCAAGATCCTCGATGCGCGCCTGCGCACCAACCTGCCGGCCTATGCCACTTCCGGTTCGGCCGGCCTTGACCTGCGTGCGTGCATCGACGCGCCGCTGGAACTGGCGCCTGGCGCCACCACACTCGTGCCCAGCGGCATGGCCATCCACCTGGCCGACCCGGGATTGGCGGCCATGATCCTGCCCCGCTCGGGCCTTGGGCATAAGCACGGCATCGTGCTGGGCAATCTGGTCGGATTGATCGACTCGGACTACCAGGGACAGGTGTTCGTCTCGGTATGGAACCGGGGTCACGGCAGCTTCACCATCCAGCCGCTCGAACGCATCGCGCAGCTCGTCGTGGTGCCCGTGGTGCAGGTGGCGCTCAATATCGTCGACGACTTCACCGGAAGCGAGCGTGGTGCCGGTGGCTTTGGCAGCACCGGCAAGCACTGA